CAAGGATTTTAAATACTTAGCTATCTACTGAAAGtccttttcagaaaggaattgcCAGTAGCTTTATTGTCCAAAGCCAAATCtaataattaaacattaaacTTAGTAAGAAGTTAGCAATAACAAGAATATTGTAAcaatagcaatttattttatttgatctCAGGGTATTCTAATATTAAGACTGGTAACAGTAGTATGAACATGACATTTGACCCGTGGCTAAGAAACTGCTAGcccaggaagcaaaaagaatgCAACTAAAATAGGGTGCTTTTAAGATGAAACGAGAAAGAGCAAATCAGGGAAAAAAGATCAcaacagaacaggaaaacaaaatgacagaGTGAGTATTGCCCATCTGAAGGCAAAACTTTACGCGTTTCAGGCTAGCATGAGGAGTTTgtggatttgttttattttttaaaacaactcaTATATCGAATAGGAAATTGCTTTCCATCTGTAAACAGAATTTCTAATGTTGAGATTTTCATGAAAACTATGACATGCATTAGTTTATGTAGAGCGAGGATTCACCTATCCTAACTTAGGCATCTGAGAGCTGGACCTGTTGgcattctgttttttctttatagacAAGGGAGAGAAAGGTCTTCCAGAACAATTCCATCCCAGATCCTCATCCTCAGATAAAGATCTAGCCTAAGTCTGATGAAGTATTATTTAGAAGCTTCCCTTTTCCAACCAATCCACCGATTATGTACAATACACGACATACACATTTagacacatgcatgcacacaaaaaCTAACATGGACTGATGAAATGATACTTGCGTGTGTGATGTAAACTGTATCTTTAGAATTAAACAGTTCTTCACTTTAatacaaacaattttttttttttaataagtgcTGCATTAAGGATGAAAAAAGGATTAAGAGTAAATGCCAACTTGTCTAATGCTGGTGTAGAATTAGAAATCATCAACATTACAACAACCAATAtagagcaaagcaaaaacaagaaCTCAAAGCCTCTCTAGGATCTTAGAACACCACCATCTCAATTATCTTCTTACCTGTGCActgttatggaaaaaaagaattgtaaAGAAACTTgctattcattttcattacagttGATAGCTTAGTTATGTAGCCGTATGTGACAGGTGTTAGCAAACTTTCCACAATAATAGCAAAATATGAACTTTTGAGCTTCATACCCAAACAGGGGGATATCAACTACATCTTCTTCTATTAAAAGAAGTAGTCTATCTTCAAGATCTTCCTCACTCTCAGGATAATATTCTACAACGGCTTTGACTTGAAGTCCAGGTGCAACAGGTTTTTCTGGATTTTCCACAATCAGTTTAAACTGCAGtgcaaaaaacaaatatttaatccgtttttcatttttaagattgAAAAACATATACGTATGGTTCATTTTTCAGAGTAACACACAGACTGatttaaagaatgaagaaattcctcttcctatttatttctattcatgtttatcctttttcctttttacagtagaacagaaaggcagaaagaataCTAAATCAACACTTTAATGTAATTTGATGGGTTGACAAAGTACCGCTCCTAGTCCTTTCAAGAGAGCTCtagcttttgctgctgttgccaTAAACACTGTGAAGCACCATAAGGTAAGGTCAGATACTACTTAATACAGAATCTTTTCAGTATCTGAGAAAGCAGCAAGGATTAAATCTCAGTCCCAAACAGCCTAAGAATAGGCTGTAGATCGGACCTGCACTCAGCTGGATTAAAATGAAAGTATCACTATACATTGAAAAAGTCTTCCAGAAGGGCCCATGCACCTCTAATTCttt
This genomic window from Oxyura jamaicensis isolate SHBP4307 breed ruddy duck chromosome 1 unlocalized genomic scaffold, BPBGC_Ojam_1.0 oxy1_random_OJ60861, whole genome shotgun sequence contains:
- the LOC118156806 gene encoding cilia- and flagella-associated protein 47-like, with protein sequence MPGGRRDVLGVRIAPALLRFGAALPGRRYRAALSVRNLRAGSCRLCLLPPRRPQFKLIVENPEKPVAPGLQVKAVVEYYPESEEDLEDRLLLLIEEDVVDIPLFGYEAQKFIFCYYCGKFANTCHIRLHN